One genomic region from Drosophila busckii strain San Diego stock center, stock number 13000-0081.31 chromosome 3R, ASM1175060v1, whole genome shotgun sequence encodes:
- the LOC108604354 gene encoding axin isoform X1 translates to MSHSSGLRKHVDNECSGPRPPVPGEESRVKKMTEGVLDTSRNSPPSYLNWARTLNHLLEDRDGVELFKKYVEEEAPAYNDHLNFYFACEGLKQQTDPEKVKQIIGAIYRFLRKSQLSISDDLRTQIKAIKSNELPLSPHIYDPMQHHVEATIRDSIYPSFLCSEMYIHYIQQMSALQERFSSSGATASGSAGSSGSGGSCASNTGSIAGACALPAASSKQQQQQQQLPPGIFINLPMSSSSAAGMPTGACSASGSVYGPSTSASSSGSISATDTLPRSSTLPTLHEDSELSLCDDFEKVQLDGGRSNNDFPMRLTRDLLMATQKRRLEIRPPGAHGYVYTASTNTSFVPNSRVDSERASVSSGGRTDSDTMSLSSCSMDGRPYIERRHSSTESKAIRQSAMANKETNSFQVIPRTQRLHSNEHRPLKEDELLALLIPKLEEVKRKRDLEERARLERLPASSEKSSASDQAFAQAIREKFALDDDNDQAILDQHVSRVWKDQTPHRSPGTMSPCPPIPSRRRTATHDSGMVSDGAMSLSGHSMKHSKSMPDHPSSCSRKLTNKWPSINTDSGISMFSDTVMKYKESSSRSGSSTASKLEEPKRRLEDEPRRGRRYAQPQLQAHMGATSFSSSSGSNPLHHQTATGAPPPLPIKPPETVVVFSFCEEPVPYRIKIPGTQPTLRQFKDYLPRRGHFRFFFKTHCDDPDSPVIQEEIVNDSDILPLFGDKAMGHVKPSD, encoded by the exons ATGAGCCATTCATCGGGACTCCGGAAACATGTTGATAATGAGTGTAGTGGGCCAAGACCACCAGTACCCGGAGAAGAGAGCCGTGTTAAAAAG atGACCGAAGGGGTTTTAGACACCTCTAGAAACTCACCTCCATCATATTTGAATTGGGCACGCACACTTAATCATCTGCTAGAAGATCGCGATGGTGTGGAGCTGTTCAAGAAATATGTGGAAGAGGAGGCGCCCGCCTACAATGATcatcttaatttttattttgcctgcGAAGGTcttaaacagcaaacagatCCAGAGAAGGTGAAGCAAATCATTGGCGCTATTTACag ATTTTTGCGCAAGAGCCAGTTATCCATTTCTGATGATTTGCGCACACAAATCAAAGccattaaatcaaatgaacTACCGCTTAGTCCGCATATCTATGATCCCATGCAGCATCATGTGGAGGCCACCATACGGGACAGCATATATCCGAGTTTTCTCTGCTCCGAAATGTACATACACTACATACAACAAATGTCGGCCTTGCAGGAgcgcttcagcagcagcggcgccactGCATCgggcagcgctggcagcagcggTAGCGGCGGCAGCTGTGCCAGCAACACAGGCAGCATTGCCGGCGCTTGTGCCTTGCCAGCGGCTAGctccaagcaacagcagcagcagcaacaactgccgCCGGGTATATTCATCAACTTGCCAATGAGCagtagcagcgctgctggcatGCCGACTGGCGCCTGCAGTGCCAGCGGTAGTGTCTATGGTCCATCCACATCTGCGAGCTCGAGTGGCTCGATTAGTGCCACCGATACACTGCCACGCAGCTCAACGTTGCCCACGCTGCATGAGGATTCGGAGCTATCGCTTTGCGATGATTTCGAGAAAGTGCAACTGGATGGCGGACGTTCTAACAACGATTTTCCCATGCGACTCACGCGTGATCTTTTAATGGCAACGCAGAAAAGAAGACTGGAAATTCGACCACCTGG AGCTCATGGTTATGTTTATACCGCGAGCACCAATACATCATTTGTACCAAACTCGCGCGTTGATTCGGAGAGAGCCAGCGTTAGCTCCGGCGGACGCACAGACTCCGACACAATGTCGCTGTCGAGCTGTTCAAT GGATGGTCGTCCCTATATTGAGCGCAGACATAGTTCAACTGAAAGCAAGGCAATACGTCAAAGCGCCATGGCGAATAAGGAAACCAACAGCTTTCAG GTTATACCACGCACGCAGCGCTTGCATTCGAACGAGCATCGACCGCTAAAGGAAGACGAACTGCTGGCCTTGTTGATACCCAAACTGGAGGAGGTGAAGCGTAAACGTGATTTAGAAGAACGTGCGCGCCTAGAG AGATTGCCAGCGAGCAGTGAAAAATCCAGTGCTAGTGATCAAGCCTTTGCTCAGGCGATACGTGAGAAATTTGCACTCGACGATGATAACGATCAAGCTATACTCGATCAGCATGTATCACGTGTGTGGAAAGATCAAACGCCGCATCGTTCGCCTGGCACTATGTCACCCTGCCCACCCATACCTTCAAGAAGACGCACAGCCACACATGACTCGGGCATGGTCAGTGATGGTGCCATGAGTTTGA GTGGACACTCAATGAAGCACTCAAAGTCCATGCCTGATCATCCCAGTTCCTGTTCGAGGaagctaacaaacaaatggcCCTCAATAAACACAGACAGTGGCATTAGCATGTTCTCTGATACCGTTATGAAGTACAAGGAATCTAG cTCCCGCTCTGGTTCAAGCACGGCCTCCAAATTGGAAGAACCAAAACGAAGACTGGAAGACGAGCCGCGACGCGGCCGTCGCTATGCGCAACCGCAGCTACAAGCCCATATGGGTGCAACTTCCTTTAGTAGCAGTAGTGGCAGCAATCCCCTGCATCATCAGACAGCGACGGGCGCACCACCGCCGCTGCCAATTAAACCGCCGGAAACCGTTGTCGTATTTTCGTTTTGCGAAGAGCCAGTTCCATACAGAATCAAAATACCTGGCACACAGCCAACCCTGCGACAGTTCAAGGACTATTTGCCACGAAGGGGTCACTTTAG GTTCTTTTTTAAGACACATTGCGATGATCCCGACAGTCCAGTGATTCAGGAAGAGATTGTCAACGACTCCGACATACTGCCCTTGTTTGGAGATAAAGCGATGGGTCATGTCAAACCATCCGATTAA
- the LOC108604354 gene encoding axin isoform X2 — protein MSHSSGLRKHVDNECSGPRPPVPGEESRVKKMTEGVLDTSRNSPPSYLNWARTLNHLLEDRDGVELFKKYVEEEAPAYNDHLNFYFACEGLKQQTDPEKVKQIIGAIYRFLRKSQLSISDDLRTQIKAIKSNELPLSPHIYDPMQHHVEATIRDSIYPSFLCSEMYIHYIQQMSALQERFSSSGATASGSAGSSGSGGSCASNTGSIAGACALPAASSKQQQQQQQLPPGIFINLPMSSSSAAGMPTGACSASGSVYGPSTSASSSGSISATDTLPRSSTLPTLHEDSELSLCDDFEKVQLDGGRSNNDFPMRLTRDLLMATQKRRLEIRPPGDGRPYIERRHSSTESKAIRQSAMANKETNSFQVIPRTQRLHSNEHRPLKEDELLALLIPKLEEVKRKRDLEERARLERLPASSEKSSASDQAFAQAIREKFALDDDNDQAILDQHVSRVWKDQTPHRSPGTMSPCPPIPSRRRTATHDSGMVSDGAMSLSGHSMKHSKSMPDHPSSCSRKLTNKWPSINTDSGISMFSDTVMKYKESSSRSGSSTASKLEEPKRRLEDEPRRGRRYAQPQLQAHMGATSFSSSSGSNPLHHQTATGAPPPLPIKPPETVVVFSFCEEPVPYRIKIPGTQPTLRQFKDYLPRRGHFRFFFKTHCDDPDSPVIQEEIVNDSDILPLFGDKAMGHVKPSD, from the exons ATGAGCCATTCATCGGGACTCCGGAAACATGTTGATAATGAGTGTAGTGGGCCAAGACCACCAGTACCCGGAGAAGAGAGCCGTGTTAAAAAG atGACCGAAGGGGTTTTAGACACCTCTAGAAACTCACCTCCATCATATTTGAATTGGGCACGCACACTTAATCATCTGCTAGAAGATCGCGATGGTGTGGAGCTGTTCAAGAAATATGTGGAAGAGGAGGCGCCCGCCTACAATGATcatcttaatttttattttgcctgcGAAGGTcttaaacagcaaacagatCCAGAGAAGGTGAAGCAAATCATTGGCGCTATTTACag ATTTTTGCGCAAGAGCCAGTTATCCATTTCTGATGATTTGCGCACACAAATCAAAGccattaaatcaaatgaacTACCGCTTAGTCCGCATATCTATGATCCCATGCAGCATCATGTGGAGGCCACCATACGGGACAGCATATATCCGAGTTTTCTCTGCTCCGAAATGTACATACACTACATACAACAAATGTCGGCCTTGCAGGAgcgcttcagcagcagcggcgccactGCATCgggcagcgctggcagcagcggTAGCGGCGGCAGCTGTGCCAGCAACACAGGCAGCATTGCCGGCGCTTGTGCCTTGCCAGCGGCTAGctccaagcaacagcagcagcagcaacaactgccgCCGGGTATATTCATCAACTTGCCAATGAGCagtagcagcgctgctggcatGCCGACTGGCGCCTGCAGTGCCAGCGGTAGTGTCTATGGTCCATCCACATCTGCGAGCTCGAGTGGCTCGATTAGTGCCACCGATACACTGCCACGCAGCTCAACGTTGCCCACGCTGCATGAGGATTCGGAGCTATCGCTTTGCGATGATTTCGAGAAAGTGCAACTGGATGGCGGACGTTCTAACAACGATTTTCCCATGCGACTCACGCGTGATCTTTTAATGGCAACGCAGAAAAGAAGACTGGAAATTCGACCACCTGG GGATGGTCGTCCCTATATTGAGCGCAGACATAGTTCAACTGAAAGCAAGGCAATACGTCAAAGCGCCATGGCGAATAAGGAAACCAACAGCTTTCAG GTTATACCACGCACGCAGCGCTTGCATTCGAACGAGCATCGACCGCTAAAGGAAGACGAACTGCTGGCCTTGTTGATACCCAAACTGGAGGAGGTGAAGCGTAAACGTGATTTAGAAGAACGTGCGCGCCTAGAG AGATTGCCAGCGAGCAGTGAAAAATCCAGTGCTAGTGATCAAGCCTTTGCTCAGGCGATACGTGAGAAATTTGCACTCGACGATGATAACGATCAAGCTATACTCGATCAGCATGTATCACGTGTGTGGAAAGATCAAACGCCGCATCGTTCGCCTGGCACTATGTCACCCTGCCCACCCATACCTTCAAGAAGACGCACAGCCACACATGACTCGGGCATGGTCAGTGATGGTGCCATGAGTTTGA GTGGACACTCAATGAAGCACTCAAAGTCCATGCCTGATCATCCCAGTTCCTGTTCGAGGaagctaacaaacaaatggcCCTCAATAAACACAGACAGTGGCATTAGCATGTTCTCTGATACCGTTATGAAGTACAAGGAATCTAG cTCCCGCTCTGGTTCAAGCACGGCCTCCAAATTGGAAGAACCAAAACGAAGACTGGAAGACGAGCCGCGACGCGGCCGTCGCTATGCGCAACCGCAGCTACAAGCCCATATGGGTGCAACTTCCTTTAGTAGCAGTAGTGGCAGCAATCCCCTGCATCATCAGACAGCGACGGGCGCACCACCGCCGCTGCCAATTAAACCGCCGGAAACCGTTGTCGTATTTTCGTTTTGCGAAGAGCCAGTTCCATACAGAATCAAAATACCTGGCACACAGCCAACCCTGCGACAGTTCAAGGACTATTTGCCACGAAGGGGTCACTTTAG GTTCTTTTTTAAGACACATTGCGATGATCCCGACAGTCCAGTGATTCAGGAAGAGATTGTCAACGACTCCGACATACTGCCCTTGTTTGGAGATAAAGCGATGGGTCATGTCAAACCATCCGATTAA